The Polyangiaceae bacterium genome includes a region encoding these proteins:
- the purH gene encoding bifunctional phosphoribosylaminoimidazolecarboxamide formyltransferase/IMP cyclohydrolase, with protein MPIRRALLSVSDKTGLVEFARELVKRDVALLSTGGTFKALEAAGIPVESVESYTGSPEVMDGRVKTLHPRVHGALLAREGTDEADLERIGARFIDLVVVNLYPFEQTLAKPGAKFEELIENIDIGGPSMLRSAAKNHARVTVLCDPSDYAGVLAELEADGSTTPETRQRLAAKVFAHTAAYDAAISGWLSAQGEADGWPRYLTWPLEKGYGLRYGENPHQGAAFYRDRSALDGSLARAQSLGSGAKELSFNNLVDAEAALDAVRELDAPGAVVVKHTSPCGVAIAPSLADAYRAARDADAMSAFGGIVALNREVDEATAALLAETFLECVIAPGFAPAALERLRAKSALRLLATGPWLGKDHRARQAKRIGGGYVLQDRDASGAGEVERGKVVTERAPTDAELASLEFAWRVVKHVKSNAIVLARPSEKPGTFVTAGIGGGQTARVLAVEVAVKTAGERAHGSVLASDAFFPFPDGVETAAAAGITAVAQPGGSKKDADVIAAANRLGLAMVFTNVRHFRH; from the coding sequence ATGCCGATTCGACGCGCCTTGCTCTCGGTGTCAGACAAGACCGGTCTAGTGGAATTCGCTCGGGAGCTCGTGAAACGCGACGTCGCGCTGCTCTCCACGGGTGGGACGTTCAAGGCGCTCGAGGCCGCGGGCATCCCGGTCGAGAGCGTCGAGAGCTACACCGGCTCGCCGGAGGTGATGGACGGCCGCGTCAAGACCCTGCACCCGCGCGTGCACGGCGCGCTGCTCGCGCGCGAAGGCACGGACGAAGCGGATCTGGAGCGCATCGGCGCGCGCTTCATCGACCTCGTGGTCGTGAACCTCTACCCGTTCGAGCAGACGCTCGCCAAGCCCGGCGCGAAGTTCGAGGAGCTGATCGAGAACATCGACATCGGCGGACCCAGCATGCTGCGCTCGGCGGCGAAGAACCACGCGCGGGTCACCGTGCTGTGCGATCCCAGCGACTACGCCGGCGTGCTCGCCGAGCTCGAGGCCGACGGCAGCACCACGCCCGAGACGCGCCAGCGGCTCGCCGCCAAGGTCTTCGCGCACACGGCCGCGTATGACGCCGCGATCAGCGGCTGGCTCAGCGCCCAGGGCGAGGCCGACGGCTGGCCGCGTTACCTGACCTGGCCCCTCGAGAAGGGCTACGGCCTGCGCTACGGCGAGAACCCGCACCAAGGCGCCGCCTTCTACCGCGACCGGAGCGCGCTCGACGGCTCGCTCGCGCGCGCACAGAGCCTGGGCAGCGGCGCCAAGGAGCTCTCCTTCAACAACCTGGTGGACGCCGAGGCGGCCCTCGACGCGGTGCGCGAGCTCGACGCGCCCGGGGCCGTGGTCGTCAAGCACACCAGCCCCTGCGGCGTGGCGATCGCGCCGAGCCTGGCCGACGCCTACCGCGCGGCCCGGGACGCCGACGCCATGAGCGCGTTCGGCGGCATCGTGGCACTGAACCGCGAGGTGGACGAGGCCACGGCGGCCTTGCTCGCCGAGACCTTCCTGGAGTGCGTGATCGCTCCGGGGTTCGCGCCCGCCGCCTTGGAGCGGCTGCGCGCCAAGAGCGCGTTGCGCCTCCTGGCCACCGGCCCCTGGCTCGGCAAGGACCACCGAGCGCGGCAGGCCAAGCGCATCGGCGGCGGCTACGTGCTTCAAGACCGCGACGCGAGCGGCGCTGGCGAGGTCGAGAGGGGCAAGGTCGTCACCGAGCGAGCTCCGACCGACGCGGAGCTCGCCAGCCTGGAGTTCGCCTGGCGCGTGGTCAAGCACGTGAAGAGCAACGCCATCGTGCTCGCCCGCCCGAGCGAGAAGCCCGGCACGTTCGTGACCGCCGGCATCGGCGGCGGCCAGACCGCGCGCGTGCTCGCGGTAGAGGTCGCGGTGAAGACCGCCGGCGAGCGGGCTCACGGCAGCGTGCTCGCGTCCGACGCCTTTTTCCCCTTCCCCGACGGCGTCGAGACCGCCGCCGCCGCCGGCATCACCGCGGTCGCGCAGCCCGGCGGCAGCAAGAAGGACGCCGACGTGATCGCCGCCGCGAACCGCCTGGGGCTCGCGATGGTGTTCACGAACGTGAGGCACTTCCGGCATTGA
- a CDS encoding glycogen/starch synthase — MEILMVALELSPFVRETEAADAVQSLAKALRQLGHNVTVAIPRQPGFEESGLLMARRLTPLPLPGGGEVPVLDAQLPSGVTVTLFDAPVLFDRPSPYSVAGVDHPDNAKRFALLGQAAAALVRQRAQQGTAFDIVHLHDAAAALVPAALARVPGPSVPTVLTIHDATRQGAFDAGDAEGLLEELKADPNLLRAGVAQADAVTTVSPTYAAELGASFSDLTQGKPLTGIVNGIDYAVYNPATDSALPSRYDAEDASHKGICKSAVLRELELPIELDRPLLLIDGPLLPEGGSELILAALPSLLKTELAIVVASELPAAVAKKLRLTQSRRRDDFALVERPNAAALRRLYAAADMALFCPRHAPCGQGQLVAQRYGTLPIARAVGGLIDTVVDCDASLDTGTGFLFDDETEAALLGAVGRALAAYASPSLPRLRRRIMRLDVGWDRPARRYLQVYRQALGAGR; from the coding sequence ATGGAAATCCTGATGGTCGCGCTGGAGCTCAGCCCGTTCGTCCGCGAGACGGAGGCGGCGGACGCGGTTCAGTCCCTGGCCAAAGCCCTGCGACAGCTCGGACACAACGTGACCGTCGCGATCCCGCGTCAGCCCGGCTTCGAGGAGTCCGGGCTCCTGATGGCGCGGCGCCTCACGCCGCTGCCCCTGCCGGGAGGCGGCGAGGTTCCGGTGCTCGACGCCCAGCTGCCCTCGGGCGTGACGGTCACGCTGTTCGACGCCCCGGTGCTCTTCGACCGCCCGTCTCCCTACTCGGTGGCTGGCGTCGATCACCCCGACAATGCCAAGCGCTTCGCGCTCCTCGGGCAGGCCGCCGCGGCGTTGGTGCGGCAGCGCGCCCAGCAGGGGACGGCGTTCGACATCGTCCACCTGCACGACGCGGCCGCGGCGCTCGTCCCGGCGGCGCTCGCGCGCGTGCCGGGACCCAGCGTGCCGACGGTGCTCACCATCCACGACGCCACGCGCCAGGGAGCCTTCGACGCCGGCGACGCCGAGGGACTGCTCGAGGAGCTCAAGGCCGACCCGAACCTGCTCAGGGCCGGCGTCGCGCAGGCCGACGCCGTCACGACGGTCTCTCCGACCTACGCGGCCGAGCTCGGTGCGAGCTTCTCGGATCTCACTCAGGGCAAGCCGCTGACCGGCATCGTGAACGGCATCGACTACGCCGTCTACAACCCGGCCACGGACTCCGCGTTGCCCAGCCGCTACGACGCCGAGGACGCCTCCCACAAGGGGATCTGCAAGAGCGCCGTCTTGCGCGAGCTGGAGCTGCCCATCGAGCTCGACCGCCCGCTCTTGTTGATCGACGGGCCGCTCCTGCCCGAGGGGGGCTCCGAGCTGATCCTCGCGGCGCTGCCCTCGCTCTTGAAGACGGAGCTCGCGATCGTAGTGGCCTCGGAGCTCCCGGCCGCGGTCGCCAAGAAGTTGCGCCTCACGCAGTCGCGGCGCCGGGACGACTTCGCGCTGGTGGAGCGGCCGAACGCCGCGGCCCTCCGGCGCTTGTACGCGGCCGCGGACATGGCGCTGTTCTGCCCGCGCCACGCGCCCTGCGGGCAGGGCCAGCTGGTCGCGCAGCGCTACGGCACGCTGCCGATCGCTCGCGCCGTGGGAGGCCTGATCGACACCGTGGTCGACTGCGACGCGTCCCTCGACACCGGGACGGGCTTCCTGTTCGACGACGAGACGGAAGCGGCGCTGCTCGGGGCGGTCGGTCGCGCGCTAGCGGCCTACGCCTCGCCTTCACTGCCGCGGCTCAGGCGCCGGATCATGCGCCTGGACGTCGGCTGGGACCGACCCGCCCGCCGCTACTTGCAGGTCTACCGCCAGGCGCTCGGCGCGGGGCGCTGA
- the argB gene encoding acetylglutamate kinase: MDELVEKAKILHEALPYIRRFQGRTFVVKYGGHAMVDAELKESFARDVCLLRYVGIRIVVVHGGGPQIDQMLERMGISSSFQAGLRVTDDATMEVVEMVLGGAVNQDIVGLICKHGGRAVGLSGKDDHFMRGERLSEVPAKDPSGADVLVDLGRVGDVETVEPRIVDKLLDSGFLPVIAPVAVDAEGHALNVNADTAAGRIAGALGAAKLVLMTDVEGVKDAGGTLLSSLGAREAESLIARDVIRGGMIPKVRCALDAVAEGVEKVHIIDGRRSHALLLEIFTDRGVGTEIRRGD; encoded by the coding sequence ATGGACGAGCTGGTCGAGAAGGCCAAAATCCTCCACGAAGCGCTGCCTTACATCCGGCGCTTCCAGGGCCGGACCTTCGTGGTCAAATACGGCGGCCACGCCATGGTCGACGCCGAGCTCAAGGAGAGCTTCGCGCGCGACGTGTGCTTGCTCCGCTACGTCGGCATTCGGATCGTCGTCGTCCACGGCGGCGGGCCTCAGATCGACCAGATGCTCGAGCGCATGGGGATCTCGTCGTCTTTCCAGGCCGGGCTGCGCGTCACCGACGACGCGACCATGGAGGTCGTCGAGATGGTGCTGGGCGGCGCCGTGAACCAGGACATCGTGGGCCTGATCTGCAAGCACGGTGGCCGCGCGGTGGGGCTCAGCGGCAAGGACGATCACTTCATGCGAGGCGAGCGGCTGTCGGAGGTCCCGGCCAAGGACCCGAGCGGAGCGGACGTGCTGGTGGATTTGGGGCGCGTCGGCGACGTCGAGACCGTGGAGCCCCGTATCGTGGACAAGCTGCTCGACAGCGGCTTCCTGCCGGTCATCGCTCCGGTGGCGGTGGACGCCGAAGGACACGCGCTCAACGTCAACGCGGACACCGCCGCCGGTCGCATCGCCGGGGCGCTGGGCGCCGCCAAGCTGGTGCTGATGACCGACGTGGAAGGCGTGAAGGACGCCGGCGGCACGCTGCTCTCGTCTCTGGGCGCTCGTGAGGCGGAGTCGTTGATCGCCCGCGACGTGATCCGCGGCGGCATGATCCCGAAGGTGCGCTGCGCCCTGGACGCCGTCGCCGAGGGGGTCGAGAAGGTGCACATCATCGACGGCCGCCGGAGCCACGCGCTCCTGCTCGAGATCTTCACTGACCGCGGCGTGGGCACGGAGATCCGGCGCGGGGATTAG
- a CDS encoding RluA family pseudouridine synthase, which yields MSGEDDESELVRPTGIPPDAIVRVVRVPPESEGMRLDVFLATQLRNTSRTRARSIIENTAFSPSGKKLRHNDRVRAEDRIVLWRMPFEEQDAPQELGVVYEDAHLLVIDKPALMAVHPTARHHHSTVVKVLQKSRPGEFFSLIHRIDRETSGLLLVAKTPEADRAFKKQLEDRTAASGKGQAPLEMVKDYLAITWGVPESGLVELPLELDPDNSLRVKMRVAGRGGLEARTEVTLLEARGGYGLVCCRLHTGRQHQIRLHLSATGTPIVGDKLYGPDERMLARAADGELSEADLARLELPRHALHAHRYRLTHALTGEELLLESPLPADLAAFWRARG from the coding sequence ATGAGCGGCGAAGACGACGAATCCGAGCTGGTGCGTCCGACCGGCATCCCGCCGGACGCCATCGTGCGCGTCGTACGCGTGCCGCCGGAGTCGGAGGGCATGCGGCTGGACGTGTTCCTGGCGACCCAGCTCCGCAACACCAGCCGCACCCGCGCCCGCTCGATCATCGAGAACACTGCGTTTTCGCCCAGCGGAAAGAAGCTCAGGCACAACGATCGCGTCCGCGCCGAAGACCGCATCGTGCTCTGGCGGATGCCCTTCGAAGAGCAGGATGCTCCGCAGGAGCTCGGCGTGGTGTACGAGGACGCCCACCTGCTCGTGATCGACAAGCCGGCGCTGATGGCGGTCCACCCCACGGCGCGCCACCACCACTCGACGGTGGTGAAGGTGCTCCAGAAGTCCCGACCCGGGGAGTTCTTCTCGCTCATCCACCGCATCGATCGCGAGACCAGCGGCCTACTGCTCGTGGCCAAGACTCCGGAGGCGGACCGCGCCTTCAAGAAGCAGCTCGAGGACCGCACCGCGGCTTCGGGCAAAGGGCAGGCCCCGCTGGAGATGGTGAAGGACTACCTGGCCATCACCTGGGGCGTCCCGGAGAGCGGCTTGGTCGAGCTGCCGCTCGAGCTCGACCCGGACAACTCCCTCAGAGTGAAGATGCGCGTGGCGGGTCGAGGCGGGCTGGAGGCCCGCACCGAGGTCACGCTGCTCGAGGCCCGGGGCGGCTACGGCTTGGTTTGCTGTCGGTTGCACACCGGCCGGCAACACCAGATCCGGTTGCACCTCAGCGCCACCGGCACGCCCATCGTCGGCGACAAGCTGTACGGGCCCGACGAGCGCATGCTCGCGCGGGCGGCGGACGGCGAGCTCAGCGAGGCGGATCTGGCGCGGCTGGAGCTGCCGCGTCACGCCCTCCACGCGCACCGCTACCGCCTGACCCACGCGCTCACGGGCGAGGAGTTGCTGCTCGAGTCGCCGCTGCCGGCGGATCTCGCGGCGTTCTGGCGGGCGCGGGGCTAA
- a CDS encoding dihydrofolate reductase: protein MSLLQAILAVADNGVIGSAGRLPWDHPEDREHFRLTTWGHAVLMGRRTWEEVGSALPGRENVVLSSRLVAPAGARVATSLDAALELAFALDPEPFVIGGAALFAAAWPRVRRVYLTRIPGAPPGDTRFEPDLAGFRLLEERAGLAGLRYLVLERA, encoded by the coding sequence TTGAGCCTGCTGCAAGCCATCCTGGCCGTCGCAGACAACGGCGTGATCGGCAGCGCAGGGCGGCTGCCCTGGGACCATCCCGAAGACCGCGAGCACTTCCGCCTCACCACCTGGGGCCACGCCGTGCTCATGGGTCGCCGCACCTGGGAGGAGGTCGGAAGCGCGCTGCCCGGTCGCGAGAACGTGGTGCTGAGCTCGCGCCTCGTCGCGCCGGCCGGCGCGCGCGTGGCCACTTCCCTCGACGCGGCGCTCGAGCTCGCGTTCGCTCTCGATCCGGAGCCCTTCGTGATCGGTGGAGCAGCGCTCTTCGCGGCGGCCTGGCCACGGGTGAGGCGCGTCTACCTGACCCGGATCCCGGGCGCTCCGCCCGGCGACACGCGCTTCGAACCGGATCTGGCCGGCTTCCGTCTGCTCGAGGAGCGGGCCGGCCTGGCGGGGCTCCGCTATCTCGTGCTGGAACGCGCGTGA
- a CDS encoding alpha/beta hydrolase, which yields MGERVYRDVLARGVRLRVAEDGTGPSVLYLHGLYLDHSTWQKLTRLLGEGFHHVTPDLPGFGESEKPPTGRFAYDIDAFTDAIVDLYGGLGLGRATVVGQGLGGAIAIALAARHPELVSKLVLLDAAWNELAPSLATRLAQVPVLGSLVVKQLAGRVAFRAFFRRTLLAPDARLEDARIDRYYDLFNTPAARGSALATLRATADARAVAALTPRIETPTLVVWGRHDRICPAAFGQRLAREIRGARLELLDAGHCPQEERPQETGAVIRRFLGDER from the coding sequence ATGGGCGAGCGGGTCTACCGCGACGTCTTGGCACGCGGCGTTCGACTGCGCGTGGCTGAAGACGGAACGGGTCCTTCCGTGTTGTACCTGCACGGGTTGTATTTGGACCATTCGACCTGGCAGAAGCTGACCCGACTGCTCGGCGAGGGATTCCATCACGTCACTCCGGATCTGCCGGGTTTCGGTGAGAGCGAGAAGCCACCGACCGGGCGCTTCGCCTACGACATCGACGCCTTCACCGACGCCATCGTGGACCTGTACGGGGGGCTCGGGCTCGGACGAGCAACCGTGGTCGGTCAGGGACTCGGTGGGGCCATCGCCATCGCGCTCGCCGCGCGACACCCCGAGCTGGTGAGCAAGCTGGTCTTGCTCGACGCGGCCTGGAACGAGCTCGCGCCCAGCTTGGCCACGCGCCTGGCTCAGGTGCCGGTGCTCGGCAGCTTGGTGGTCAAGCAGCTCGCGGGTCGGGTGGCGTTCCGCGCCTTCTTCCGCCGAACGTTGCTCGCTCCCGACGCCCGGCTCGAAGACGCGCGAATCGATCGCTACTACGACCTGTTCAACACGCCAGCTGCTCGCGGCAGCGCTCTGGCAACGTTGCGCGCGACCGCCGACGCGCGCGCCGTGGCCGCGCTCACTCCACGGATCGAGACCCCTACCCTGGTAGTCTGGGGCCGGCACGACCGCATCTGTCCGGCAGCCTTCGGGCAGCGTCTGGCTCGCGAAATCCGCGGCGCACGCCTGGAGCTCCTGGACGCCGGCCATTGCCCCCAGGAGGAGCGCCCCCAGGAAACCGGCGCGGTGATCCGGCGCTTCCTCGGCGACGAGCGCTGA
- a CDS encoding ParA family protein, which translates to MEVRTCDGADALAFFCSQACLSRSASGKVLCDACGSEFAVELAAQVFYLGGQRRYACSELCRARVAEGARRPAVAAPPAEGRSARVLAVFNHKGGTGKTTTAVSVAAGLAARGSKVLLVDTDGQGNVGASLALSSERSLYHVLVMGLPVADAVVSARPGLDVLPANETLAAAELYLAGRRQRDRVLAERLAPARHQYDFVIVDCSPSLSLMNQNALVFADSVLCPVACDYLSLIGVRQVLRTIRQVNRLLGHKVALWGVLPTQFDARARICHEALATLREHFGERCLPPVRQTIKVKEAPAEGKTLFEYAPESSAACDYDHVVDELLGNSTSEISSLGGVA; encoded by the coding sequence ATGGAAGTGCGGACCTGCGACGGCGCCGACGCGCTGGCGTTCTTCTGCTCCCAGGCCTGTTTGTCGCGGAGCGCCAGCGGGAAGGTCCTCTGCGACGCCTGCGGCTCGGAGTTCGCCGTCGAGCTTGCCGCGCAGGTGTTCTACCTCGGCGGGCAACGGCGCTACGCGTGCAGCGAGCTGTGCCGAGCGCGCGTCGCCGAAGGGGCACGACGCCCCGCCGTCGCAGCGCCTCCGGCAGAGGGGCGCTCTGCCCGCGTGCTCGCGGTCTTCAACCACAAGGGCGGCACGGGCAAGACCACCACCGCGGTGAGCGTGGCCGCGGGCCTCGCCGCCCGCGGCTCGAAGGTGCTCCTGGTGGACACCGACGGCCAGGGCAACGTGGGGGCTTCGCTGGCGCTCTCCTCGGAGCGCTCGCTCTACCACGTGCTGGTGATGGGGCTGCCGGTCGCGGACGCGGTGGTGAGCGCGCGCCCGGGCCTCGACGTGCTCCCCGCCAACGAGACGCTGGCGGCCGCGGAGCTCTACCTCGCAGGTCGCCGCCAGCGCGATCGCGTGCTGGCCGAGCGCCTGGCACCCGCCCGCCACCAATACGACTTCGTGATCGTGGACTGCTCGCCGAGCCTCTCGCTGATGAACCAGAACGCGCTCGTCTTCGCCGACTCCGTGCTGTGTCCGGTCGCCTGCGACTACCTGTCGCTGATCGGCGTGCGCCAAGTGCTGCGCACCATCCGCCAGGTCAACCGGCTGCTCGGCCACAAGGTGGCGCTGTGGGGCGTCCTGCCGACGCAGTTCGACGCGCGGGCGCGCATCTGCCACGAAGCCCTGGCGACCCTGCGCGAGCACTTCGGCGAGCGCTGCCTGCCGCCGGTGCGCCAGACCATCAAGGTCAAGGAGGCGCCGGCCGAGGGCAAGACCCTGTTCGAATACGCACCGGAATCGAGCGCCGCGTGCGACTACGACCACGTCGTGGACGAGCTGCTCGGAAATTCGACTTCGGAGATTTCCAGTTTGGGAGGTGTGGCGTGA
- a CDS encoding M1 family metallopeptidase — protein MSRLAETLSGAALAALGLLLSSAAAETLSPPPPAPEAPTRAAAVASYVLDARLDSAGHLITGKGTLTWVNTASTPTRELWFHLYLNAFKNDKTVFLRSPFGAGRSGEHASDWGYIDVSRLSIRELGGKDLWPDAARTSPDDPDDQTDIRLPLPSEVAPGATLTIDFEWTSRLPSIVERTGYSGSFHLVGHWFPKLARREPDGRWAHFAFHPQAEFYADFGSYRVTLDVPAEMVVGATGKQTNSESLGPRRRVSFEADSVHDFAWTAWPDFRERLERVEGVEVRFLYPPGHDANARDSALAVRFALPHFNRLYGAYPHPTLTVVHPPEHAKNAGGMEYPTFITTGGPWWAAWSGVRAVEGVTVHELGHQWFQGIVATNEYDWPFLDEGLTTFAEVRALDARHGPPSLFSFGGASVSGSAARRAVAIPRGHDTAIAQPAARFPGFNSVGALVYARTSIALESVGNAWGHTALERAFESYTRRERFRHPSPKSFLGDVREHVGADAHDALHAALFEKGWVDYELGELTCVESAAPSGVFGDDDARKTTPREKAEERPEKSCRALVRRKGTLRFPVTVELIFQTGKRERRRWDGREEWATFDTRGDEELVAAIVDPERAILLDETFANNARRKRHEFGHRTLERLTYAAQLGLGAFGP, from the coding sequence GTGTCTCGCCTCGCTGAAACGCTGTCCGGTGCCGCGCTCGCGGCCCTCGGGCTCCTGCTCTCGAGCGCCGCTGCCGAGACCCTGTCTCCCCCGCCGCCCGCGCCAGAGGCACCCACCCGTGCGGCCGCCGTCGCGTCGTACGTCCTCGACGCGCGCCTCGACAGCGCAGGCCACCTGATCACCGGGAAGGGCACGCTGACCTGGGTCAACACGGCGTCCACGCCGACGCGCGAGCTGTGGTTTCACCTGTACTTGAACGCCTTCAAGAACGACAAGACGGTGTTCTTGCGCTCACCGTTCGGAGCGGGGCGGAGCGGGGAGCACGCCTCGGACTGGGGCTACATCGACGTGTCGCGGCTGTCGATCCGCGAGCTCGGCGGCAAGGATCTGTGGCCGGACGCGGCGCGCACGAGCCCCGACGACCCCGACGATCAGACCGACATCCGCCTGCCGCTGCCGAGCGAGGTGGCCCCCGGGGCGACCCTGACCATCGACTTCGAGTGGACCAGCCGGTTGCCGAGCATCGTCGAGCGCACCGGCTACTCGGGCAGCTTCCACCTGGTCGGCCACTGGTTCCCCAAGCTCGCGCGCCGGGAGCCCGACGGGCGCTGGGCGCACTTCGCCTTCCATCCCCAAGCGGAGTTCTATGCCGACTTCGGCAGCTACCGCGTCACGCTGGACGTTCCGGCCGAGATGGTGGTCGGCGCCACCGGCAAGCAGACCAACAGCGAGAGCCTGGGGCCGCGGCGGCGCGTGTCGTTCGAGGCCGACTCGGTCCACGACTTCGCCTGGACCGCCTGGCCGGACTTTCGCGAGCGCCTGGAGCGCGTCGAAGGGGTCGAAGTTCGCTTCCTCTACCCGCCCGGCCACGACGCGAACGCCCGGGACAGCGCTCTTGCAGTGCGCTTCGCGCTGCCGCACTTCAACCGGCTCTACGGAGCCTACCCTCACCCCACCCTCACCGTGGTCCACCCGCCGGAGCACGCCAAGAACGCCGGTGGCATGGAGTACCCCACCTTCATTACGACCGGTGGGCCCTGGTGGGCCGCCTGGTCCGGGGTGCGCGCCGTCGAGGGGGTCACCGTGCACGAGCTCGGCCATCAGTGGTTCCAGGGCATCGTGGCCACGAACGAATACGACTGGCCGTTCCTGGACGAAGGCCTCACCACCTTCGCGGAGGTGCGCGCGCTCGACGCGCGCCATGGCCCGCCGTCGTTGTTCTCGTTCGGCGGCGCCAGCGTGTCCGGCAGCGCGGCGCGGCGCGCCGTGGCCATCCCGCGCGGACACGACACCGCCATCGCCCAGCCGGCCGCGCGTTTTCCCGGCTTCAACAGCGTCGGCGCGCTGGTCTACGCCCGCACGTCCATCGCGCTCGAGAGCGTCGGCAACGCCTGGGGCCACACCGCCCTCGAGCGCGCATTCGAGAGCTACACGCGGCGCGAGCGCTTTCGCCACCCTTCTCCGAAGAGCTTCCTGGGAGACGTGAGGGAGCACGTGGGCGCGGACGCGCACGACGCCCTGCACGCCGCGCTGTTCGAGAAGGGCTGGGTGGACTACGAGCTCGGCGAGCTCACCTGCGTCGAGAGCGCGGCGCCGAGCGGCGTGTTCGGTGACGACGACGCGCGCAAGACCACACCGCGAGAGAAGGCGGAGGAGCGCCCCGAGAAGTCGTGCCGCGCGCTGGTGCGCCGCAAGGGCACGCTGCGCTTTCCTGTCACCGTCGAGCTGATCTTCCAGACCGGCAAGCGGGAGCGACGCCGCTGGGACGGTCGCGAGGAGTGGGCGACCTTCGATACCCGCGGGGACGAGGAGCTCGTGGCGGCCATCGTCGATCCCGAGCGCGCGATCCTGTTGGACGAGACGTTCGCCAACAATGCGCGCAGGAAGCGGCACGAGTTCGGCCATCGCACGCTCGAGCGGCTCACCTACGCGGCCCAGCTGGGCCTCGGGGCATTCGGTCCATGA
- a CDS encoding membrane dipeptidase yields the protein MGALVFEDHRQDPAGWAKRLGISREAVELYLSSDVIDLHVDSFIWHRVAGYDLTRRHGHGLFGARFYSQVDFPRVLEAQLSGATWVITTNPARSAESRADTFVRNLAELRAQFARVPEQFAVVTNVAEYRAARARGQHAAFIGIQGGNALDVAPDALDRIPPGLVLRVTVVHLSSSSLGVTSSPLASRRDTGLTGRGREYVRGLNARKLFVDLAHISKRGFWDAVEVHDKSQPLMVTHTGVSGVFEHWRNLDDDQLRAVADTGGTIGVMYQSSFLGDPLLGGKATSIVRHLQHIVSTVGADHASLGSDWDGAIWPPRDMPTCLELPRLVQLMLDAGMDPDTVQKILGKSFLRTVQALRG from the coding sequence ATGGGCGCGCTCGTCTTCGAGGACCACCGGCAAGACCCGGCCGGCTGGGCCAAACGCTTGGGCATCTCCCGGGAGGCCGTCGAGCTCTACCTCTCGAGTGACGTCATCGACCTCCACGTCGACTCGTTCATCTGGCACCGGGTCGCCGGCTACGACCTGACCCGACGCCACGGTCACGGCCTGTTCGGCGCCCGCTTCTACAGCCAGGTGGACTTTCCCCGCGTGCTCGAGGCGCAGCTCTCCGGCGCCACCTGGGTCATCACCACCAACCCCGCGCGGAGCGCCGAGTCTCGGGCCGACACCTTCGTCCGAAACCTGGCCGAGCTCCGCGCCCAGTTTGCGCGCGTGCCGGAGCAGTTCGCCGTGGTCACGAACGTGGCGGAATATCGCGCCGCGCGCGCCCGCGGCCAGCACGCCGCGTTCATCGGCATCCAGGGCGGCAACGCGCTCGACGTGGCGCCTGATGCCCTCGACCGCATCCCGCCCGGCCTCGTGCTGCGAGTGACGGTGGTGCACCTGTCGTCGTCCAGCCTGGGCGTGACCAGCTCGCCGCTCGCCTCGAGGCGCGACACGGGCCTCACGGGCCGCGGGCGGGAGTACGTGCGAGGGCTGAACGCCCGGAAGCTCTTCGTGGACCTGGCCCACATCAGCAAGCGTGGTTTCTGGGACGCGGTCGAGGTCCACGACAAGTCCCAGCCGCTCATGGTCACGCACACCGGCGTCTCCGGCGTGTTCGAGCACTGGCGCAACCTGGACGACGATCAGCTCCGCGCCGTGGCCGACACCGGCGGCACCATCGGGGTGATGTACCAGTCGAGCTTCCTCGGCGACCCGCTGCTCGGCGGCAAGGCGACCAGCATCGTGCGCCACCTCCAGCACATCGTGAGCACCGTGGGCGCCGACCACGCCTCCCTCGGCAGCGACTGGGACGGCGCGATCTGGCCGCCTCGGGACATGCCGACGTGCCTGGAGCTGCCGAGGCTGGTTCAGCTCATGCTCGACGCCGGCATGGATCCCGACACGGTGCAGAAGATCCTCGGCAAGAGCTTCCTCCGCACCGTGCAGGCACTACGGGGCTGA